One genomic window of Salvia miltiorrhiza cultivar Shanhuang (shh) chromosome 4, IMPLAD_Smil_shh, whole genome shotgun sequence includes the following:
- the LOC131023955 gene encoding chloroplastic group IIB intron splicing facilitator CRS2-B, chloroplastic-like isoform X2 has protein sequence MLYAVSFPNTCTSSSISYPRVKVPNCHEKHSAPTRFRVSASTAEPNGVKTEYTPWLIVGLGNPGNKYHGTRHNVGFEMVDRISQVEGIVMNTIQSKALVGIGSIGEVPVLLAKPQTYMNFSGEAVGSLAAYYQVPLRHILLVYDEMSLPNGVLRLQPKGGHGHHNGVKSVMEHLDGRREFPRFCIGIGNPPGTMDMKAFLLQKFSTLERRQVDAALEQGIEAARSLVLEGFTGRIKRFNLGQKYKYHQV, from the exons ATGTTGTATGCAGTTTCTTTTCCTAATACTTGCACGAGCAGCAGCATCTCTTATCCCAGAGTGAAAGTTCCAAATTGTCATGAAAAGCATTCAGCTCCAACAAGGTTTCGAGTCTCTGCCTCCACAGCCGAGCCCAATGGGGTCAAGACCGAGTACACTCCTTGGCTAATTGTGGGATTAGGGAACCCTGGAAACAAATATCACGGAACCCGCCACAAT GTCGGGTTTGAAATGGTTGATCGCATCTCTCAAGTGGAAGGCATTGTGATGAACACTATACAGTCGAAAGCATTAGTTGGCATAG GTTCAATTGGAGAAGTACCAGTTTTATTAGCTAAACCCCAGACATACATGAACTTCAGCGGAGAAGCG GTTGGGTCGCTGGCTGCATATTATCAAGTGCCCTTGCGTCACATTCTACTG gtttatgatgagatgagcttgccaaatggagttttgaggcttCAACCTAAAGGAGGACATGGTCACCACAATGG GGTGAAGAGTGTTATGGAACACTTAGATGGGCGTCGTGAATTTCCCCGGTTTTGCATAG GTATTGGGAATCCGCCTGGTACAATGGATATGAAGGCTTTTCTTCTTCAGAAATTCAGCACCTTGGAAAGAAGACAG GTGGATGCTGCATTGGAACAAGGTATCGAGGCGGCGAGGAGCCTTGTTCTAGAAGGATTCACTGGTCGAATAAAAAGATTCAATCTTGGCCAGAAATATAAGTATCATCAAGTTTGA
- the LOC131023955 gene encoding chloroplastic group IIB intron splicing facilitator CRS2-B, chloroplastic-like isoform X1, whose translation MPHSLQPNAPFSTAQTNSLQPKQIKVWFQKRRSMLYAVSFPNTCTSSSISYPRVKVPNCHEKHSAPTRFRVSASTAEPNGVKTEYTPWLIVGLGNPGNKYHGTRHNVGFEMVDRISQVEGIVMNTIQSKALVGIGSIGEVPVLLAKPQTYMNFSGEAVGSLAAYYQVPLRHILLVYDEMSLPNGVLRLQPKGGHGHHNGVKSVMEHLDGRREFPRFCIGIGNPPGTMDMKAFLLQKFSTLERRQVDAALEQGIEAARSLVLEGFTGRIKRFNLGQKYKYHQV comes from the exons ATGCCCCATTCTCTGCAGCCCAATGCTCCATTCTCCACAGCCCAAACAAATTCTCTGCAGCCCAAACAGATCAAAGTCTGGTTCCAGAAGCGCAG GTCGATGTTGTATGCAGTTTCTTTTCCTAATACTTGCACGAGCAGCAGCATCTCTTATCCCAGAGTGAAAGTTCCAAATTGTCATGAAAAGCATTCAGCTCCAACAAGGTTTCGAGTCTCTGCCTCCACAGCCGAGCCCAATGGGGTCAAGACCGAGTACACTCCTTGGCTAATTGTGGGATTAGGGAACCCTGGAAACAAATATCACGGAACCCGCCACAAT GTCGGGTTTGAAATGGTTGATCGCATCTCTCAAGTGGAAGGCATTGTGATGAACACTATACAGTCGAAAGCATTAGTTGGCATAG GTTCAATTGGAGAAGTACCAGTTTTATTAGCTAAACCCCAGACATACATGAACTTCAGCGGAGAAGCG GTTGGGTCGCTGGCTGCATATTATCAAGTGCCCTTGCGTCACATTCTACTG gtttatgatgagatgagcttgccaaatggagttttgaggcttCAACCTAAAGGAGGACATGGTCACCACAATGG GGTGAAGAGTGTTATGGAACACTTAGATGGGCGTCGTGAATTTCCCCGGTTTTGCATAG GTATTGGGAATCCGCCTGGTACAATGGATATGAAGGCTTTTCTTCTTCAGAAATTCAGCACCTTGGAAAGAAGACAG GTGGATGCTGCATTGGAACAAGGTATCGAGGCGGCGAGGAGCCTTGTTCTAGAAGGATTCACTGGTCGAATAAAAAGATTCAATCTTGGCCAGAAATATAAGTATCATCAAGTTTGA
- the LOC131023956 gene encoding plastidic glucose transporter 4-like isoform X1 yields MGGRESVQSLNGSSAKNRSVRAQASEDDPEDLATAKIQAKSSGNVYPYVGVACLGAILFGYHLGVVNGALEYLAKDLGIAENTVLQGWVVSALLAGATVGSFTGGSLADKFGRTKTFVLDVIPLAVGAFLCAIAESVETMIIGRVVAGVGIGISSAIVPLYISEISPTEIRGTLGSVNQLFICIGILAALVVGLPLAGNPLWWRTMFSIAIVPSVLLAVGMVCSPESPRWLYQQGKIAEAEVSIRRLFGKERVAEVMGDLDAAGRCSSEPEAGWLDLFSSRYRKVVSVGAALFLFQQLAGINAVVYYSTSVFRTAGITSDVAASALVGAANVIGTTIASSLMDKQGRKSLLITSFAGMGSSMLLLSLTFSWRALTPYSGTLAVLGTVLYVLSFSLGAGPVPALLLPEIFASRIRAKAVALSLGTHWIANFVIGLYFLSVVNRFGLSTVYLGFGTVCILAVMYVTGNVVETKGRSLEEIEIALTSPTS; encoded by the exons ATGGGAGGAAGAGAGAGTGTTCAGAGTTTGAACGGATCTTCAGCCAAGAACAGATCAGTCAGAGCTCAAGCTTCTG AAGATGATCCAGAGGATCTTGCAACTGCCAAAATCCAAGCGAAATCATCTGGAAATGTTTATCCATATGTTGGTGTTGCTTGTTTAGGGGCCATTCTGTTTGGATATCATCTCGG GGTCGTAAATGGAGCTTTAGAGTACCTAGCCAAGGATCTTGGGATTGCGGAGAACACAGTGTTACAAG GCTGGGTCGTTAGCGCACTTCTTGCTGGTGCTACTGTTGGATCTTTTACTGGAGGTTCATTAGCTGATAAATTTGGGCGAACGAAGACTTTTGTGCTGGATGTAATTCCACTTGCAGTTGGTGCATTTCTTTG TGCCATAGCAGAAAGTGTAGAGACAATGATAATTGGTCGTGTGGTTGCTGGAGTTGGAATAGGCATATCATCAGCTATTGTGCCTCTTTACATATCCGAG ATCTCACCTACTGAAATTCGTGGTACTCTTGGATCTGTCAATCAATTATTTATATGCATTGGAATTCTAGCAGCATTGGTAGTTGGGCTGCCTTTGGCGGGGAATCCATTGTG GTGGAGGACAATGTTTTCTATTGCAATTGTTCCATCTGTATTGTTGGCGGTAGGAATGGTCTGTTCTCCTGAAAGTCCTCGATGGCTTTATCAG CAAGGGAAAATTGCTGAAGCCGAAGTGTCCATAAGGAGGCTATTTGGGAAAGAAAGAGTTGCTGAGGTTATGGGTGATCTGGATGCAGCAGGTCGATGTTCCTCTGAACCAGAAGCTGGATGGCTTGATCTTTTTAGCAGCCGCTACCGGAAAG TTGTGAGTGTTGGTGCAGCTCTCTTCTTGTTTCAGCAGCTTGCTGGGATCAATGCAGTTGTTTACTACTCTACTTCAGTATTCCGCACTGCTGGTATTACATCTGATGTTGCTGCCAGTGCTCTGGTTGGGGCTGCAAATGTTATTG GCACAACTATTGCATCCTCATTGATGGATAAACAAGGAAGGAAGAGTCTTTTGATTACAAGTTTTGCAGGAATG GGTTCTTCCATGTTGCTGCTTTCCCTGACCTTCAGCTGGAGGGCTCTGACACCTTACTCAGGCACACTTGCTGTACTTGGCACTGTCCT TTATGTGTTGTCGTTCTCTCTTGGTGCTGGTCCAGTACCTGCTCTGCTACTTCCTGAGATTTTTGCATCAAGAATCCGAGCAAAAGCAGTGGCTTTATCTCTGGGAACGCATTGG ATAGCCAATTTTGTGATCGGGTTGTACTTCTTGAGCGTTGTGAATAGATTCGGGCTGAGTACAGTATACCTGGGATTCGGTACCGTTTGTATTCTAGCAGTGATGTACGTAACTGGTAACGTGGTGGAAACGAAGGGGCGATCTTTGGAGGAAATAGAAATTGCTCTCACTTCACCAACTTCTTGA
- the LOC131023956 gene encoding plastidic glucose transporter 4-like isoform X2: MGGRESVQSLNGSSAKNRSVRAQASDDPEDLATAKIQAKSSGNVYPYVGVACLGAILFGYHLGVVNGALEYLAKDLGIAENTVLQGWVVSALLAGATVGSFTGGSLADKFGRTKTFVLDVIPLAVGAFLCAIAESVETMIIGRVVAGVGIGISSAIVPLYISEISPTEIRGTLGSVNQLFICIGILAALVVGLPLAGNPLWWRTMFSIAIVPSVLLAVGMVCSPESPRWLYQQGKIAEAEVSIRRLFGKERVAEVMGDLDAAGRCSSEPEAGWLDLFSSRYRKVVSVGAALFLFQQLAGINAVVYYSTSVFRTAGITSDVAASALVGAANVIGTTIASSLMDKQGRKSLLITSFAGMGSSMLLLSLTFSWRALTPYSGTLAVLGTVLYVLSFSLGAGPVPALLLPEIFASRIRAKAVALSLGTHWIANFVIGLYFLSVVNRFGLSTVYLGFGTVCILAVMYVTGNVVETKGRSLEEIEIALTSPTS, from the exons ATGGGAGGAAGAGAGAGTGTTCAGAGTTTGAACGGATCTTCAGCCAAGAACAGATCAGTCAGAGCTCAAGCTTCTG ATGATCCAGAGGATCTTGCAACTGCCAAAATCCAAGCGAAATCATCTGGAAATGTTTATCCATATGTTGGTGTTGCTTGTTTAGGGGCCATTCTGTTTGGATATCATCTCGG GGTCGTAAATGGAGCTTTAGAGTACCTAGCCAAGGATCTTGGGATTGCGGAGAACACAGTGTTACAAG GCTGGGTCGTTAGCGCACTTCTTGCTGGTGCTACTGTTGGATCTTTTACTGGAGGTTCATTAGCTGATAAATTTGGGCGAACGAAGACTTTTGTGCTGGATGTAATTCCACTTGCAGTTGGTGCATTTCTTTG TGCCATAGCAGAAAGTGTAGAGACAATGATAATTGGTCGTGTGGTTGCTGGAGTTGGAATAGGCATATCATCAGCTATTGTGCCTCTTTACATATCCGAG ATCTCACCTACTGAAATTCGTGGTACTCTTGGATCTGTCAATCAATTATTTATATGCATTGGAATTCTAGCAGCATTGGTAGTTGGGCTGCCTTTGGCGGGGAATCCATTGTG GTGGAGGACAATGTTTTCTATTGCAATTGTTCCATCTGTATTGTTGGCGGTAGGAATGGTCTGTTCTCCTGAAAGTCCTCGATGGCTTTATCAG CAAGGGAAAATTGCTGAAGCCGAAGTGTCCATAAGGAGGCTATTTGGGAAAGAAAGAGTTGCTGAGGTTATGGGTGATCTGGATGCAGCAGGTCGATGTTCCTCTGAACCAGAAGCTGGATGGCTTGATCTTTTTAGCAGCCGCTACCGGAAAG TTGTGAGTGTTGGTGCAGCTCTCTTCTTGTTTCAGCAGCTTGCTGGGATCAATGCAGTTGTTTACTACTCTACTTCAGTATTCCGCACTGCTGGTATTACATCTGATGTTGCTGCCAGTGCTCTGGTTGGGGCTGCAAATGTTATTG GCACAACTATTGCATCCTCATTGATGGATAAACAAGGAAGGAAGAGTCTTTTGATTACAAGTTTTGCAGGAATG GGTTCTTCCATGTTGCTGCTTTCCCTGACCTTCAGCTGGAGGGCTCTGACACCTTACTCAGGCACACTTGCTGTACTTGGCACTGTCCT TTATGTGTTGTCGTTCTCTCTTGGTGCTGGTCCAGTACCTGCTCTGCTACTTCCTGAGATTTTTGCATCAAGAATCCGAGCAAAAGCAGTGGCTTTATCTCTGGGAACGCATTGG ATAGCCAATTTTGTGATCGGGTTGTACTTCTTGAGCGTTGTGAATAGATTCGGGCTGAGTACAGTATACCTGGGATTCGGTACCGTTTGTATTCTAGCAGTGATGTACGTAACTGGTAACGTGGTGGAAACGAAGGGGCGATCTTTGGAGGAAATAGAAATTGCTCTCACTTCACCAACTTCTTGA
- the LOC131023953 gene encoding pentatricopeptide repeat-containing protein At1g74900, mitochondrial-like, whose amino-acid sequence MSLLTRASKVNNLKTLQNPPSSNSPFLLPDPVTITNLLLKSNNPESLAQCINTVSPWTPGLVQAILKRLWNHGPKALQFFKLVEDHPSYSHSAIAFDHAIDIAARIRDYKAMWTLVCKMRSMRLGPSPKTFAIMMERYVSAGKADKAVKIFMSMHEYGCQQDLYSFNALLDVLCKSKRAEMAYGQFKVFRGRFRADVVSYNIIANGFCLKKQTPRALEVMKEMIERGVEPTLTTYNILLKGYFRAGQINEGWEFFLQMKKRKLEIDVVTYTTVIHGFGVTGEVEKSRKVFDEMIGAGVLPSVATYTALIQVLCKKDCVENAIIVFEDMLMKGYVPNATTYNVIIRGLCHAEKIDMAIEYMDKMKDDCEPTIQTFNVVIRYCCEDGKIEKALEIFDKMNGGSCLPNLDTYNILIGSMFVRKKSDDLLVAGKLLIEMVGRGFVPRRLTFNRVLNGLMLTGNQGFAQEILRLQSTCGSLPRHFRL is encoded by the coding sequence ATGAGCCTACTCACCAGAGCTTCCAAAGTCAATAACCTTAAAACTCTGCAGAATCCCCCGTCCAGCAACTCTCCATTCCTGTTACCAGACCCTGTCACCATCACTAATCTATTACTCAAATCAAACAATCCAGAGTCACTAGCCCAATGCATCAACACTGTTTCTCCGTGGACTCCAGGTTTAGTCCAAGCAATTCTTAAACGCCTCTGGAACCATGGCCCTAAAGCCCTCCAATTCTTTAAACTTGTTGAAGACCACCCATCTTATTCCCATTCAGCTATTGCTTTTGACCATGCTATCGACATCGCTGCACGAATACGAGACTACAAAGCTATGTGGACCCTTGTATGCAAGATGAGATCCATGAGATTGGGCCCCTCCCCAAAAACATTTGCTATTATGATGGAACGGTACGTCTCTGCTGGAAAGGCTGATAAGGCTGTGAAGATATTTATGTCTATGCACGAATATGGCTGCCAACAAGATTTGTATTCATTTAATGCATTGCTTGATGTATTGTGTAAGTCAAAACGAGCAGAGATGGCATATGGGCAGTTTAAAGTATTTCGGGGAAGGTTTAGAGCTGATGTGGTCAGTTACAATATTATCGCAAATGGGTTTTGTTTAAAGAAGCAAACACCGCGAGCATTAGAAGTTATGAAGGAGATGATTGAAAGGGGTGTGGAGCCAACATTGACAACATATAATATATTACTTAAGGGTTATTTTAGAGCCGGGCAGATTAATGAAGGGTGGGAGTTTTTCTTGCAAATGAAGAAGAGAAAACTTGAGATTGACGTTGTGACCTACACAACAGTGATTCATGGGTTTGGTGTGACTGGTGAGGTTGAGAAGTCGAGGAAAGTGTTTGATGAGATGATTGGAGCTGGCGTGCTTCCTTCAGTTGCAACTTATACTGCTCTAATTCAAGTTTTGTGCAAGAAAGATTGTGTTGAAAATGCCATCATAGTGTTTGAGGATATGTTAATGAAAGGTTATGTGCCAAATGCAACTACCTACAATGTAATCATCAGAGGATTGTGTCATGCTGAGAAAATTGACATGGCTATTGAATATATGGATAAAATGAAAGATGATTGTGAACCAACAATTCAGACATTTAACGTTGTCATTAGGTATTGTTGTGAGGATGGGAAAATTGAGAAGGCGTTGGAGATATTTGACAAGATGAATGGTGGTTCTTGTTTGCCTAATTTGGATACTTACAATATCTTGATTGGTTCAATGTTTGTGCGGAAGAAGTCGGATGACTTGTTGGTTGCTGGGAAGCTGTTAATAGAAATGGTTGGTCGAGGATTTGTGCCACGAAGGCTTACCTTCAATCGTGTTCTAAATGGGCTTATGCTGACTGGTAATCAAGGATTTGCACAAGAGATATTGAGGCTGCAAAGTACATGTGGCAGTCTTCCTCGTCATTTTAGATTGTGA